From the genome of Haloterrigena sp. KLK7, one region includes:
- a CDS encoding AAA family ATPase, whose translation MDLQERIARRRSARQDREILVDRDYLSPVVHPADPVGRGPVLERLLDALEPVFDGELPPPVAVVGPSGAGTSAIVTAVFDALNERLGESSRSIGTTTRAGRTGPSTWFVYVDGRRVESAFAFYRTVLSVLSGESVPESGVGTDDLRERLREQLGRPDRHAVVAIDHHDEPETLTYGRVRELLEPIADGVSTVAVGRETPDELAADRPTVSVPAYRDHELVEVLSDRASTGLAAGAIAHESVRELAAWADGNAHDALAALFGAAVLASRDGSDRIAPAHLERARDDVPDDSVHLDRVLSLSETRQRVLLDLVSIDAADRPIRDLATEIADRSSLTAGTVKRFLYELADRGVVERVPLSATGSGRRPSGVAVRFPTIAFRALGPTPAETDETDDDGENAARGGDEDGTDSPS comes from the coding sequence ATGGACCTGCAGGAGCGCATCGCCCGGCGGCGGTCGGCGCGACAGGACCGAGAGATCCTCGTCGACCGCGACTACCTCAGTCCGGTGGTCCACCCCGCGGATCCGGTCGGTCGCGGTCCCGTCCTCGAACGGCTTCTCGACGCGCTCGAGCCGGTGTTCGACGGCGAGTTGCCGCCGCCGGTCGCCGTGGTCGGCCCGTCGGGAGCGGGCACGTCAGCGATCGTCACCGCCGTCTTCGACGCGTTAAACGAGCGACTCGGCGAATCGAGTCGATCGATCGGTACGACGACCCGAGCCGGGCGAACCGGTCCCTCGACGTGGTTCGTCTACGTCGACGGCCGCCGCGTCGAGAGCGCGTTCGCCTTCTACCGGACCGTCCTCTCAGTGCTCTCGGGGGAGTCCGTCCCCGAGAGCGGCGTCGGAACCGACGACCTCCGCGAGCGGCTCCGGGAGCAACTCGGCCGTCCGGACCGCCACGCGGTCGTCGCGATCGATCACCACGACGAGCCCGAGACGCTCACCTACGGGCGCGTCCGCGAGTTGCTCGAGCCGATCGCCGACGGCGTCTCGACCGTCGCCGTCGGCCGGGAGACCCCCGACGAGCTGGCGGCCGATCGCCCGACGGTCTCCGTTCCGGCCTACCGCGATCACGAACTCGTCGAGGTGCTCTCCGACCGCGCGTCGACGGGGCTGGCGGCCGGCGCGATCGCCCACGAGTCCGTCCGCGAGCTGGCGGCGTGGGCCGACGGGAACGCCCACGACGCGCTCGCGGCCCTGTTCGGCGCCGCCGTCCTCGCGAGCCGGGACGGGAGCGATCGGATCGCCCCGGCGCACCTCGAGCGGGCTCGAGACGACGTTCCCGACGACAGCGTCCACCTCGATCGGGTGCTCTCCCTGTCGGAGACCCGCCAGCGCGTGTTACTCGATCTCGTCTCGATCGACGCCGCCGACCGCCCGATCCGCGACCTCGCGACCGAGATCGCCGACCGCTCGTCGCTGACCGCCGGCACGGTCAAACGATTCCTCTACGAACTCGCCGACCGCGGCGTCGTCGAACGCGTCCCGCTCTCGGCGACCGGGAGCGGCCGCCGACCCAGCGGCGTCGCGGTGCGGTTCCCGACCATCGCGTTCCGCGCGCTCGGACCGACTCCCGCCGAAACCGACGAAACCGACGACGACGGCGAAAACGCAGCCCGCGGCGGAGACGAAGACGGAACCGACTCCCCGTCCTGA
- a CDS encoding DUF368 domain-containing protein — protein MREFLAVYLKGFSMGAADVVPGVSGGTIALIVGIYDRLIRALTAIDPRAFRPVLRPHDPEARARLRTELERMEIPFLIALGLGVATAIVVLSGLMHGAATTYPVATYGFFFGLIAASAIVLYGEIDRWTAGRVAISVGAIALAFVVSGTTAGDVPHGLPIVLLAGAIAICAMILPGVSGAFFLLILGQYEYMTGTLSGFIEGLIGLLDGGALAPVIDSASVVVVFGVGAVVGLFTMAHAVGYALEHYRAATLAMLVSLMVGALRLPVERVWSNLGETPLGTPGVAVAMALVGAGAVLLVNWCTDDLEY, from the coding sequence ATGCGGGAATTTCTCGCCGTGTATCTCAAGGGCTTCTCGATGGGGGCGGCCGACGTCGTCCCCGGCGTATCGGGCGGGACGATCGCGCTCATCGTCGGTATCTACGATCGACTGATCCGGGCGCTCACGGCCATCGATCCGCGGGCCTTTCGCCCGGTACTGCGTCCCCACGATCCCGAGGCCCGAGCGCGGCTGCGGACGGAGCTCGAGCGAATGGAGATCCCGTTCCTGATAGCCCTCGGCCTGGGCGTCGCGACGGCGATCGTGGTCCTCTCGGGGCTCATGCACGGGGCGGCGACGACGTATCCGGTCGCGACGTACGGCTTCTTCTTCGGGCTGATCGCCGCGTCGGCGATCGTCCTCTACGGCGAGATCGACCGGTGGACGGCCGGGCGCGTGGCCATCTCGGTCGGGGCGATCGCGCTCGCGTTCGTGGTCTCGGGGACGACCGCGGGAGACGTCCCGCACGGGCTTCCGATCGTCCTCCTCGCCGGAGCGATCGCCATCTGTGCGATGATCCTCCCCGGCGTCTCGGGCGCGTTCTTCCTCCTGATCCTCGGCCAGTACGAGTACATGACCGGGACGCTGAGCGGGTTCATCGAGGGGCTCATCGGCCTGCTCGACGGCGGTGCGCTGGCGCCCGTGATCGACTCTGCATCGGTCGTCGTCGTCTTCGGCGTCGGTGCCGTCGTCGGCCTGTTCACGATGGCTCACGCGGTCGGCTACGCCCTCGAGCACTACCGGGCCGCGACGCTTGCCATGCTGGTGAGTCTGATGGTGGGCGCGTTGCGACTGCCCGTCGAGCGCGTCTGGAGCAACCTCGGCGAGACGCCGCTCGGAACGCCCGGCGTCGCCGTCGCGATGGCGCTCGTCGGCGCCGGCGCCGTGTTGCTGGTCAACTGGTGCACCGACGATCTCGAGTACTGA
- a CDS encoding oligosaccharyl transferase, archaeosortase A system-associated yields the protein MSTDTEHVEESETSPSLLETWSDWYHIPILGAVMLFMFWVRTQAYDQFVTDDGSPALAGVDSWYQWRTIEWTAENYPNTMPYEVWSGFPEGTYVGQFGTLFDQIIVTVAMIVGLGDPSPETVYAVALLMIPAMAALVAIPVFYMGRRLGGTLGGLISIAILALAPGTFLTRSTVGQLDHHVGEVLFMAIAVVAMMAALRSGERGKPVYELIVDRDWNALRAPTIYSVLAGVAMMLYIWVWPAAIVLVGILGVFFAIQLCLDYLRGVSPDHIAFVGAISLGVTALTTMLLIEQSGFNVTSFSYLQPFTALLVAAGCVFMAWLAREWNNRDLDRRYYPVAIGGIVAAILLVMWLTLPGLYNTLIGNLTSRLLPLNPGTGTLTIAEAQPPDNFRDHVRSEFGMAFYTMLAGLALLVARPFRDREFRAEYTLILVWSLFLISMTATQVRFTYYLVLAVAVVNAVFIADVVEIFNLDIRGGIDAVRGIETYQVIVLFLVVILLFAPLLPPIAADDSTSWEQANSTGPSYDATMVWEGSNEWLANNTPEPGNWGEHENADQLDYFGTYQIPEDGDYDYPEGSYGVMSWWDYGHLITTQGERIPHANPFQQNAPSASAFLTAESEERGELVLDTIAAGENPADRSNEELESMAENASHEEMRYVMIDYEMAGGKFSAITAWSGPNYEHYVTPSGHEDGEPVNINDYQNGTIPYYDTMQSQLYFDDADGLEHYRTVHENTDAGTATIVAAAQVFVPGAIQGQAAQELQQLGYQEGDVIYYQDGEFAAPGEGRPSIRVQQMGFQQIQRIQQNPTQQLLGARSAAAVKTFERVEGATLTGTVDDEAGVLGNDTTAAVEVELETNAGRTFNYTQETEVADDGSFELTVPYATNDELGVEDGYTDSAVEATGEYNVTVGEPGETGYEAQTAVPETAVVEGDTVTVDGFEQTELEDSNESADGNETDGGNETDGGDQTDDGNETDTGSADGNQTDGGNQTGNETGSDGAEPEDN from the coding sequence ATGAGTACGGATACCGAACACGTCGAGGAGTCCGAGACGTCACCCTCTCTCCTCGAGACGTGGTCTGACTGGTATCACATCCCCATACTCGGGGCTGTGATGCTGTTTATGTTCTGGGTACGGACCCAGGCGTACGACCAATTTGTCACCGACGATGGGAGTCCCGCCCTCGCGGGCGTCGACTCCTGGTACCAGTGGCGAACGATCGAATGGACGGCGGAGAACTACCCGAACACGATGCCCTACGAGGTGTGGTCCGGATTTCCGGAAGGGACCTACGTTGGCCAGTTCGGAACGTTGTTCGACCAGATAATCGTCACGGTCGCGATGATCGTCGGCCTCGGTGATCCGTCACCGGAGACCGTCTACGCCGTCGCGCTACTGATGATCCCGGCGATGGCCGCACTGGTCGCGATTCCCGTGTTTTACATGGGTCGTCGGCTCGGCGGCACGCTCGGCGGACTCATCTCCATCGCGATACTCGCACTCGCACCGGGGACGTTTCTCACCAGATCGACGGTCGGGCAACTCGATCACCACGTTGGTGAGGTGCTGTTCATGGCGATCGCCGTCGTCGCGATGATGGCCGCCCTTCGCTCGGGTGAACGGGGAAAGCCCGTCTACGAACTGATCGTCGATCGCGACTGGAACGCGCTCCGCGCACCGACGATCTACAGCGTCCTCGCGGGGGTCGCGATGATGCTGTATATCTGGGTGTGGCCGGCAGCGATCGTTCTCGTCGGCATCCTCGGCGTCTTCTTTGCGATTCAGCTCTGTCTGGACTACCTCCGTGGCGTTTCCCCGGATCACATCGCGTTCGTCGGCGCAATCAGTCTCGGCGTGACCGCGCTGACGACAATGCTACTGATCGAGCAATCCGGATTCAACGTCACGTCTTTCAGCTACCTACAACCCTTCACTGCCCTCCTCGTCGCCGCCGGCTGTGTCTTCATGGCCTGGCTGGCACGGGAGTGGAACAACCGCGACCTTGACCGTCGATACTATCCCGTCGCGATCGGCGGTATCGTTGCTGCGATTCTGCTCGTTATGTGGCTCACACTTCCCGGGCTATACAACACGCTAATCGGGAACCTCACGAGCCGACTGCTCCCACTGAATCCGGGTACGGGGACACTCACAATTGCGGAGGCCCAGCCACCGGACAACTTCAGGGACCACGTCCGCTCGGAGTTCGGCATGGCCTTCTACACGATGCTCGCGGGGCTCGCGCTCCTCGTCGCTCGGCCGTTCCGCGACCGCGAGTTCCGGGCCGAGTACACGCTGATTCTCGTCTGGTCGCTGTTCCTGATCAGTATGACGGCGACGCAGGTTCGCTTCACCTACTACCTCGTGCTCGCGGTCGCGGTCGTCAACGCCGTCTTCATCGCGGACGTGGTCGAGATCTTCAATCTCGACATCCGCGGCGGGATCGACGCCGTCCGTGGGATCGAGACCTATCAGGTGATCGTGCTCTTCCTCGTCGTCATCCTGCTGTTCGCGCCGTTGCTCCCGCCGATCGCCGCCGACGATTCGACCTCGTGGGAACAAGCCAATAGCACCGGCCCGTCCTACGACGCCACCATGGTCTGGGAGGGGTCGAACGAGTGGCTCGCCAACAACACGCCCGAGCCGGGCAACTGGGGCGAGCACGAGAACGCCGATCAGTTGGACTACTTCGGAACGTACCAAATCCCCGAGGACGGGGATTACGACTATCCCGAAGGCTCCTACGGCGTGATGTCGTGGTGGGACTACGGCCACCTGATAACGACGCAGGGCGAGCGGATCCCCCACGCGAACCCGTTCCAGCAGAACGCGCCGTCCGCCTCGGCGTTCCTGACCGCCGAGTCCGAGGAACGCGGCGAACTGGTCCTCGACACCATCGCCGCCGGCGAGAACCCGGCCGACCGGTCCAACGAGGAACTCGAGTCGATGGCCGAGAACGCCTCCCACGAGGAGATGCGGTACGTGATGATCGACTACGAGATGGCCGGCGGAAAGTTCTCCGCGATCACCGCGTGGTCCGGCCCGAACTACGAACACTACGTGACGCCGTCGGGCCACGAGGACGGGGAACCGGTGAACATCAACGACTACCAGAACGGGACCATCCCCTACTACGACACGATGCAGTCGCAGCTGTACTTCGACGACGCGGACGGCCTCGAGCACTATCGGACCGTCCACGAAAACACCGACGCCGGAACGGCGACGATCGTGGCCGCCGCGCAGGTGTTCGTCCCCGGCGCCATTCAGGGACAGGCCGCCCAGGAGCTGCAGCAACTGGGCTACCAGGAGGGCGACGTGATCTACTACCAGGACGGCGAGTTCGCGGCGCCGGGCGAGGGCCGCCCGTCGATACGGGTCCAGCAGATGGGATTCCAGCAGATCCAGCGCATCCAGCAGAACCCGACCCAGCAGCTCCTCGGCGCCCGGAGCGCCGCCGCGGTGAAGACGTTCGAGCGCGTCGAAGGCGCGACGCTCACCGGGACCGTCGACGACGAGGCCGGCGTGCTCGGAAACGACACGACGGCCGCCGTCGAGGTCGAACTCGAGACGAACGCCGGTCGGACGTTCAACTACACGCAGGAGACCGAAGTCGCAGACGACGGCTCGTTCGAACTGACCGTCCCGTACGCGACCAACGACGAACTCGGCGTCGAGGACGGCTACACGGACAGCGCCGTCGAGGCGACCGGCGAGTACAACGTGACCGTCGGCGAGCCGGGCGAGACCGGCTACGAAGCCCAAACGGCGGTCCCCGAGACCGCAGTAGTCGAAGGCGACACCGTCACCGTCGACGGGTTCGAGCAGACCGAACTCGAGGACTCCAACGAGTCGGCGGACGGGAACGAGACCGATGGCGGGAACGAAACCGACGGCGGTGACCAGACCGACGACGGCAACGAAACCGACACCGGTTCGGCGGACGGCAACCAGACCGACGGCGGCAACCAGACCGGTAACGAAACCGGTTCGGACGGCGCCGAGCCCGAAGACAACTAA
- a CDS encoding alkaline phosphatase family protein, which yields MIILGLDGATFSLIKPWVESGRLPTFERLLEESVHGELESTVPEITVPAWPAFATGRDPPDFDMYGFTHFNRETRENDLSHDEFVPGKMWDIVDDQGGSSVVFNIPGSYPWQAIDGTIIAAAPEYKDEYAHPPERWDELTDLVDGYKLRNDEPPGSRAYIDLSLELVDKRFEAFEHFIRDENPDLAVGLIRATDRVAHHYWGDENVPPASPDNPVFEVYRRVDERLGEFLDAHEDEDVVVISDHGFEKVRANFAVNVVLERAGFVSLSDSGDATKAALGSVRDIASDVLARAGLLTVARKLIPESALTGVPTGDSLGLDNAISTGRIDWSETRALADVGQKTAMIYVLENEPDAIARTCDDIETTLRNAIERNGLEARFHRLDRGGPHTPDLCLIIETPGIHASSRFDVDETLFEVDTSGHAREGIFLARGPSFRDGSIEDATLTDIAPTVLHTLGYRLPTSIASDVLDVFADSAEPAERDPEYYDFIGAEAVTGGGVSGDDEREDEVKDRLRELGYLE from the coding sequence ATGATCATTCTCGGACTCGACGGTGCGACGTTTTCGCTGATCAAACCGTGGGTGGAGTCCGGACGGCTTCCGACCTTCGAGCGCCTGCTCGAGGAGAGCGTTCACGGCGAACTGGAGAGTACGGTCCCCGAGATCACGGTCCCCGCGTGGCCGGCGTTCGCGACGGGGCGGGACCCGCCGGACTTCGACATGTACGGGTTCACGCACTTCAACCGCGAAACGCGCGAGAACGACCTCAGTCACGACGAGTTCGTCCCCGGGAAGATGTGGGACATCGTCGACGATCAGGGCGGATCGTCGGTCGTGTTCAACATCCCGGGCTCCTATCCGTGGCAGGCCATTGACGGCACGATCATCGCGGCTGCTCCCGAGTACAAGGACGAGTACGCACATCCGCCGGAACGGTGGGACGAACTGACCGACCTCGTGGACGGATACAAACTCCGGAACGACGAACCGCCAGGATCGCGCGCCTACATCGATCTGAGTCTCGAGTTAGTCGACAAGCGGTTCGAGGCGTTCGAACACTTCATCCGAGACGAAAACCCCGATCTGGCGGTCGGTCTGATCCGAGCGACCGATCGCGTCGCACACCACTACTGGGGAGACGAAAACGTTCCGCCCGCCTCGCCGGACAACCCGGTGTTCGAGGTCTATCGCCGCGTCGACGAGCGGCTAGGAGAGTTCCTCGACGCTCACGAAGACGAGGACGTCGTCGTAATCAGCGATCACGGCTTCGAGAAGGTTCGCGCGAACTTCGCAGTCAACGTCGTCCTCGAGCGCGCCGGGTTCGTCTCACTGAGTGACTCCGGCGATGCGACCAAGGCAGCGCTTGGTTCGGTACGTGACATCGCCAGCGACGTACTTGCTCGAGCAGGACTGCTGACGGTCGCTCGAAAGCTGATCCCCGAAAGTGCGTTGACCGGTGTTCCGACGGGCGATAGCCTCGGGCTCGATAACGCCATCAGCACTGGTCGGATCGACTGGTCCGAGACGAGAGCACTGGCGGACGTTGGTCAGAAGACCGCGATGATTTACGTCCTTGAGAACGAGCCCGACGCGATTGCCCGGACCTGCGATGACATCGAAACCACGCTTCGAAACGCGATCGAACGCAACGGGCTCGAAGCTCGTTTCCACCGCCTCGATCGGGGCGGACCCCACACACCGGACCTCTGTCTGATCATCGAAACGCCAGGGATCCACGCCTCCTCGCGGTTCGACGTCGACGAGACACTGTTCGAGGTCGATACTAGCGGTCACGCTCGCGAGGGAATATTCCTCGCACGCGGTCCGTCGTTCCGCGACGGGAGCATCGAGGACGCGACGTTGACGGATATCGCACCGACGGTCTTGCACACGCTGGGCTATCGGTTGCCGACGTCGATAGCCAGCGATGTCCTTGATGTCTTCGCCGATAGCGCCGAGCCAGCCGAACGCGACCCCGAGTATTACGACTTTATCGGCGCGGAAGCAGTCACTGGTGGTGGCGTCTCGGGCGACGACGAGCGGGAAGACGAAGTAAAGGACCGACTACGGGAACTCGGCTATCTGGAGTAA
- a CDS encoding oligosaccharide flippase family protein, whose amino-acid sequence MKVGAEISKRFITNVFGTFAGFLGTVIFTRELGFAGIGSYAIFFSIQMVAANLVSFGLYPTVVKRVSEKNQEARQFTSGALILLAGVVVVTILSFMLQDSVNRIVGVNAASFVPLSVLSWGLFRLSGAFLEGKQRVALVGAIENGRYALIVPIQAALIVAGFGVLGLIWGLIAGQFLVFLISYVGFARVIPARPSLELFRDFVTYSKYAYIQSVSSQLFKQADYLLLGQFVGPGSAGVYQNVFRITEASMLFSSALAQVAFPQFSALTESDDHEHVSRLLTNVFTYAGLFAIPMIGGGAVIGNGLLLTLYANDPGTLTLPFIGVVGMANALLPILGIANLFNGYREGLEMFFLGTGQPRLYAVSGVLLISVYGILSIPLTMTFGSWGIACATVLAFGASVASLFYFLNERIPSSALVDVSVQIVSMLLMTAVVYALKSQLGDAHGWVRISILLGTGAGAYFTALLLLSERIRIDAVNVLRDLRNDMLP is encoded by the coding sequence ATGAAGGTTGGAGCAGAAATATCGAAACGTTTCATCACGAATGTATTCGGGACATTCGCAGGCTTTCTTGGAACCGTTATCTTTACACGTGAGCTCGGATTCGCCGGAATCGGCAGTTATGCGATCTTTTTCAGTATCCAGATGGTGGCAGCTAATCTAGTCAGTTTCGGACTCTATCCAACTGTCGTTAAGCGGGTAAGCGAGAAGAACCAAGAAGCACGACAGTTCACAAGTGGTGCACTGATTCTCTTGGCGGGTGTCGTTGTTGTCACCATACTATCTTTCATGTTACAGGATTCGGTCAACCGGATCGTCGGTGTAAACGCTGCCTCTTTCGTTCCCCTCAGCGTACTCTCGTGGGGCCTGTTTCGACTATCAGGAGCATTTCTAGAAGGGAAACAGCGCGTCGCTCTCGTCGGGGCGATAGAAAACGGTCGATACGCACTTATTGTACCGATTCAGGCGGCGCTGATTGTCGCAGGATTCGGCGTTCTCGGGCTTATTTGGGGACTAATAGCTGGCCAGTTTCTCGTATTCCTGATTTCATACGTTGGGTTCGCACGTGTTATTCCTGCGCGACCTTCACTTGAACTGTTTCGAGACTTCGTTACCTATTCAAAGTATGCCTATATCCAGAGCGTTTCCAGCCAGCTATTCAAACAGGCCGATTATCTGCTTCTCGGCCAGTTCGTTGGCCCCGGATCGGCAGGTGTCTATCAGAACGTATTTCGAATTACCGAGGCGTCAATGTTGTTCTCGTCTGCACTGGCACAGGTGGCGTTTCCGCAGTTCTCTGCTTTGACGGAAAGCGATGACCACGAACATGTCTCTCGTCTTCTGACCAACGTATTCACCTATGCTGGTCTGTTCGCGATTCCAATGATCGGCGGTGGGGCCGTCATCGGAAATGGATTGCTGCTCACGCTTTATGCGAACGATCCGGGGACGTTAACGCTCCCCTTCATTGGAGTGGTGGGAATGGCGAACGCCTTGCTCCCGATACTCGGTATAGCAAACTTATTCAACGGCTATCGAGAGGGACTCGAGATGTTCTTCCTTGGCACGGGACAGCCGCGCCTGTACGCAGTCAGTGGTGTTCTTCTCATTAGTGTCTATGGTATATTATCAATTCCGCTCACGATGACGTTTGGTTCATGGGGGATCGCGTGTGCGACGGTACTCGCGTTCGGCGCAAGTGTCGCCAGTCTATTTTACTTCCTCAACGAGCGGATTCCGTCGTCAGCGCTGGTCGACGTCAGTGTTCAAATCGTATCGATGCTCCTAATGACGGCTGTCGTCTACGCCCTCAAATCACAATTAGGCGACGCTCACGGCTGGGTCCGTATTTCGATCCTGCTCGGCACAGGCGCGGGGGCCTACTTCACGGCGTTGTTGCTACTGAGCGAACGGATTCGTATCGATGCCGTCAACGTACTCCGCGACCTCCGTAACGATATGCTTCCGTGA
- a CDS encoding alkaline phosphatase family protein, which yields MKTLLFGLDAACFPVLRPLFEDGELPHLKSLFADGVTGKLTSQIPPWTASAWPSLYTGVNPGKHGVFDFLRFDGYDWDIVNATDVRHRSLWEYADDAGLTSVVVNVPVTSPPPEIDGAVIPGYLASEDPQCQPAGILEDVREAVGDYRVYARRETDERAGKEKFEDYVELSRLRGEAFCYLADRFEPEFGFVQFQKTDAVFHDFPGDREKVRRIYRAVDEQVGAILNDCDPDTVVVASDHGMGEYEGYEFRVNQYLREEEIVETTRDGQGVPSWFQIKDERLTESDNGSSGSPILERLAAAAAGTGLTYQRGKAVLERVGLAEFVGRHVPVSAVFAASDAVDFTASRAYLRSPSELGVRLNVKGRDPDGVVPADEYEGARDALIALLSEATTPDGTPVFEEVVRRERYINGPYADEAIDVLVVPTDFQHSLSAVIGGQFDDPEPYNHKRDGIVAIAGTGVNAEADLSGAHLFDVAPTVLASLGIAPDEGMDGNPLPAVDAPEPASYPEYAVREQAATEDDAVAQRLSDLGYLE from the coding sequence ATGAAAACCCTCTTGTTCGGACTCGACGCTGCCTGTTTCCCGGTGCTCCGGCCGCTGTTCGAGGACGGTGAGTTGCCGCATCTCAAGTCGCTCTTTGCGGACGGAGTGACAGGGAAATTGACGTCCCAAATCCCGCCCTGGACCGCGAGCGCGTGGCCGTCGCTGTACACCGGCGTCAATCCCGGTAAACACGGTGTCTTCGACTTTCTGCGATTCGACGGCTACGACTGGGACATCGTGAACGCGACCGACGTGCGCCACCGGAGCCTCTGGGAGTACGCCGACGACGCGGGGCTGACGAGCGTCGTGGTCAACGTCCCGGTGACGAGCCCCCCGCCCGAGATCGACGGCGCCGTAATTCCGGGCTATCTGGCCTCGGAGGACCCGCAGTGTCAGCCGGCGGGGATCCTCGAGGATGTTCGCGAGGCGGTCGGTGACTACCGCGTCTACGCTCGCAGAGAGACCGACGAGCGCGCCGGCAAGGAGAAGTTCGAGGACTACGTCGAGCTCAGCCGGCTGCGCGGCGAGGCGTTTTGCTACCTCGCCGACCGGTTCGAACCCGAGTTCGGCTTCGTCCAGTTCCAGAAGACGGACGCGGTGTTCCACGACTTCCCCGGCGACCGCGAGAAAGTGCGGCGGATCTACCGCGCGGTCGACGAGCAGGTCGGAGCGATCCTCAACGACTGCGACCCCGACACCGTCGTCGTCGCCAGCGATCACGGCATGGGCGAGTACGAGGGCTACGAGTTCCGGGTCAATCAGTACCTCCGTGAGGAGGAGATCGTGGAGACCACGCGGGACGGACAGGGCGTCCCCTCGTGGTTCCAGATCAAAGACGAACGGTTGACTGAGAGCGACAACGGGAGTTCGGGGTCGCCGATCCTCGAGCGGCTCGCGGCCGCCGCCGCCGGCACTGGCCTGACGTATCAGCGGGGAAAAGCCGTCCTCGAACGGGTCGGCCTCGCCGAGTTCGTCGGCAGGCACGTGCCCGTCAGCGCCGTCTTCGCCGCCAGCGACGCCGTGGATTTCACGGCGTCGCGGGCGTACCTCCGATCGCCGTCCGAACTGGGCGTCCGCCTGAACGTCAAGGGACGTGATCCCGACGGCGTTGTCCCTGCCGACGAGTACGAGGGCGCTCGCGACGCTCTGATCGCGCTACTGTCAGAGGCAACGACGCCGGACGGGACGCCGGTCTTCGAGGAGGTCGTCAGGCGTGAGCGGTACATCAACGGGCCGTATGCCGACGAGGCCATCGACGTGCTCGTCGTTCCGACCGACTTCCAGCACTCGTTGTCGGCGGTCATCGGCGGGCAGTTCGACGATCCCGAACCGTACAACCACAAACGGGACGGCATCGTCGCGATCGCGGGCACCGGCGTCAACGCGGAAGCCGACCTATCGGGCGCACATCTGTTCGACGTCGCCCCGACCGTGCTGGCGTCGCTCGGCATCGCTCCCGACGAGGGGATGGACGGCAATCCCCTTCCAGCGGTCGACGCGCCGGAGCCGGCGTCGTATCCCGAGTACGCGGTCCGCGAGCAGGCCGCAACCGAGGACGATGCGGTCGCCCAGCGGCTCTCTGATCTCGGATACCTCGAGTAG
- a CDS encoding glycosyltransferase family 4 protein, with translation MNPDAVSVAMLHQEPHPAHRGFAEAVSADLVDYHRLSLGPLEETVLEDGLNGVVYPDYDVYLVEGSRPLYAALTRRFTRGGKLVYLCADHGLCQLGNADFEGDSALKSLIGRFGTPIIRGVGRRGIDGVIAVSEFAAEFTRPVVGPETPIEIAHPFVQPGTYDALGDVTPDIESNVAVTVARPWRYKGIDMLVDAWPRVREAVPAAELHVVGGGHPEAYGETPGVRVRGYVENLADAFAPASLFVQPSRMDTFPVSTLEAMRAGLVPLVTRTAGTRSEAREIDPSLVVEPSTDALARGVVEYFERGLADRRELAARARERGDRFDPDSRTAAFRESFREVLKAL, from the coding sequence ATGAATCCCGACGCTGTCAGCGTGGCGATGCTCCATCAGGAACCACACCCAGCCCACCGCGGATTCGCGGAGGCCGTGAGTGCGGACCTCGTCGACTACCACCGCCTCTCGCTCGGTCCTCTCGAGGAGACCGTCCTCGAGGACGGGCTCAACGGGGTCGTCTATCCGGACTACGATGTCTATCTCGTCGAGGGGTCGCGACCGCTGTATGCTGCGCTCACCCGTCGGTTCACGCGCGGTGGGAAACTAGTCTATCTCTGTGCCGACCACGGCCTCTGCCAGCTCGGAAACGCGGACTTCGAGGGGGATTCGGCGCTGAAGTCGCTGATCGGCAGGTTCGGGACGCCGATCATTCGCGGCGTCGGGCGCCGCGGCATCGACGGTGTGATCGCCGTGTCGGAGTTCGCTGCGGAGTTCACTCGCCCTGTCGTCGGCCCCGAGACGCCGATCGAGATCGCTCATCCGTTCGTCCAGCCCGGGACGTACGACGCGCTCGGGGACGTGACACCCGACATCGAGTCGAACGTCGCGGTCACGGTCGCTCGTCCGTGGCGGTACAAGGGCATAGATATGCTCGTCGACGCGTGGCCGCGGGTCCGCGAGGCCGTGCCCGCCGCCGAACTCCACGTCGTCGGCGGCGGTCATCCCGAGGCCTACGGCGAGACGCCGGGCGTCCGTGTCCGAGGATACGTCGAGAACCTCGCCGACGCGTTCGCGCCCGCCTCGTTGTTCGTCCAGCCGTCGCGGATGGACACGTTCCCGGTCAGCACGCTCGAGGCGATGCGGGCTGGACTCGTTCCGCTCGTCACGCGGACCGCGGGGACGCGGTCCGAAGCCCGCGAGATCGATCCGTCCCTCGTCGTGGAACCCAGCACGGACGCGCTCGCTCGCGGCGTCGTGGAGTACTTCGAGCGCGGTCTGGCCGACCGACGTGAACTCGCGGCCCGCGCCCGGGAGCGCGGCGACCGGTTTGATCCGGACTCTAGGACGGCCGCGTTTCGCGAGTCATTCCGTGAGGTACTCAAAGCACTTTAA